From Cellulosimicrobium sp. ES-005, one genomic window encodes:
- a CDS encoding LpqN/LpqT family lipoprotein encodes MPRPRHPRTSWTAAPLVVPVTAVLVLTGCGGPADTGGDDAPVTYDVPEVPVQVTAPPGWERVTRDGAFVLRAPSGTGPEEFRANVVVTGEQSASTLEEAGAATAAAVSAIPGWAPGVDGQGPTTLGELPAFRVAGTYETGGAVVAQEILAVRTGDGPDAWVVDLTASYAEADADGAAQARAVLESVRLAPTG; translated from the coding sequence CCCCGACCGCGCCACCCCCGCACCTCCTGGACCGCCGCGCCCCTCGTGGTCCCGGTGACCGCGGTGCTCGTCCTCACGGGCTGCGGCGGTCCCGCGGACACCGGGGGCGACGACGCGCCGGTCACCTACGACGTCCCCGAGGTCCCGGTCCAGGTCACCGCTCCCCCGGGCTGGGAGCGCGTCACCCGCGACGGGGCGTTCGTGCTGCGCGCGCCGAGCGGGACGGGCCCGGAGGAGTTCCGGGCGAACGTCGTCGTGACGGGCGAGCAGTCCGCGTCGACGCTGGAGGAGGCCGGCGCCGCGACCGCGGCGGCCGTCAGCGCGATCCCCGGCTGGGCCCCGGGGGTCGACGGCCAGGGCCCGACGACCCTCGGCGAGCTCCCCGCCTTCCGGGTCGCGGGCACGTACGAGACGGGCGGGGCCGTCGTCGCGCAGGAGATCCTGGCGGTCCGGACGGGCGACGGGCCCGACGCGTGGGTCGTCGACCTCACCGCCTCGTACGCCGAGGCCGACGCCGACGGCGCCGCGCAGGCGCGCGCCGTCCTCGAGAGCGTGCGGCTCGCCCCCACGGGCTGA
- the ispF gene encoding 2-C-methyl-D-erythritol 2,4-cyclodiphosphate synthase encodes MTTPAEHAEVAPHRAPVAPLPRTGVGVDVHAFAPEGEERELWLGGLLWPGERGLAGHSDADVAAHAAADALFSATGLGDLGSNFGTSAPEWAGASGSRLLAEAARRVRAAGFEIGNVAVQVIGNRPRLGPRRAEAEAALGAAAGAPVTLTATTTDGLGLTGRGEGVAAVATALVVAVGTPA; translated from the coding sequence ATGACGACCCCCGCCGAGCACGCCGAGGTCGCGCCGCACCGCGCCCCCGTGGCCCCGCTGCCGCGCACGGGGGTCGGCGTCGACGTGCACGCGTTCGCCCCCGAGGGCGAGGAGCGCGAGCTGTGGCTCGGCGGGCTGCTCTGGCCGGGCGAGCGCGGCCTCGCCGGGCACTCGGACGCGGACGTCGCCGCGCACGCCGCCGCGGACGCGCTGTTCTCGGCGACGGGGCTCGGCGACCTGGGGTCGAACTTCGGCACGAGCGCGCCCGAGTGGGCCGGGGCGAGCGGGTCGCGCCTCCTCGCCGAGGCGGCCCGCCGGGTCCGGGCCGCGGGGTTCGAGATCGGGAACGTGGCCGTCCAGGTCATCGGCAACCGACCGCGCCTCGGGCCCCGCCGCGCCGAGGCGGAGGCGGCCCTCGGGGCGGCCGCGGGAGCCCCGGTGACGCTCACGGCCACGACGACCGACGGTCTGGGACTCACGGGCCGCGGGGAGGGCGTCGCGGCCGTCGCGACGGCCCTCGTCGTCGCCGTCGGGACGCCCGCGTGA